AGCACCCCGAAAGCGTGCCGATCAACATGTTGGTCAAGGTCGTTGGTACGCCACTGGAAGATGCCGAGGACATCGATCCCTTCGATTTCATCCGCATGCTCGCCGTAGCACGCATCATGATGCCGAAATCACACGTGCGTCTGTCTGCCGGCCGCGAGCAGATGAGCGAACAGACCCAGGCGCTGGCGTTCTTCGCCGGAGCCAATTCGATCTTCTACGGTGACCGTCTGCTGACCACCAGCAACCCGCAGGCAGAGAAAGACATGCGCCTGTTTGACCGCTTGGGTATCAAGCCCGAGGAGCGCCAGGAGCATGATGATGAAGTGCATCAGGCGGCGATCGAGCAGGCGCTAATCGAACAGCGCGACAGCGCCATGTTTACCAATGCGGCGGTGGTCTGAGCATCGCCGCGTGATCAAGCTGTCCGAATAATTGCACCGGCGAGTGCCGGTATCCTGAAATTCTTGAGTCTGCACGGCAAGCTCGGTATCTGAGCTTGCTGCTGGCAGCCGCGTGGACCTATGTCTTTTGACCTATCCAGCCGCCTGGCCGAGCGCCGCGCTGCCCACCTCTACCGCCAGCGCCCGCGGCTGACCTCGCCGCAGGATGTACAGGTGACGGTCGACGGACAGCAGTTGCTGGCGTTCTGCAGCAATGACTATCTGGGCCTGGCCAATCATCCCGAAGTGGCTGAGGCCATGGTCGAGGGCGTGCGCCGCTGGGGTGTTGGCGGCGGTGCCTCGCATCTGGTGATTGGTCACAGCGAGGCGCACCACCAGTTGGAAGACGCGCTGGCAGAATTGACCGGTCGGCCGCGGGCGCTGCTGATGTCCAGCGGTTACATGGCCAATATAGGAGCCATTACTGCACTGGTCGGGCAGGGCGATACCGTTCTGCAGGACCGGCTCAACCACGCCTCGCTGCTGGACGCCGGGTTACTCAGTGGCGCGCGCTTTTCCCGCTATCTGCACAACGATGCAGACAGCCTGAACAAACGGTTGGCCAAGGCCGTCGGCAATACCCTGGTGGTCACCGACGGCGTGTTCAGCATGGATGGCGATCTTGCCGAGCTGCCGGCTATTTGCGCCCAGGCCCGTGCCCGAGGCGCCTGGGTCATGGTTGATGATGCCCATGGCTTTGGTTGTCTGGGCGAGCAGGGCGGAGGGGTTGTCGAGCATTACGGATTGAGCGTCGATGACGTGCCAGTACTGGTGGGTACGCTGGGCAAGGCCTTTGGTACGGCCGGCGCCTTTATTGCAGGCAGTGAAGAGCTGATCGAAACTCTGATCCAGTTT
Above is a genomic segment from Halopseudomonas litoralis containing:
- the bioF gene encoding 8-amino-7-oxononanoate synthase, which gives rise to MSFDLSSRLAERRAAHLYRQRPRLTSPQDVQVTVDGQQLLAFCSNDYLGLANHPEVAEAMVEGVRRWGVGGGASHLVIGHSEAHHQLEDALAELTGRPRALLMSSGYMANIGAITALVGQGDTVLQDRLNHASLLDAGLLSGARFSRYLHNDADSLNKRLAKAVGNTLVVTDGVFSMDGDLAELPAICAQARARGAWVMVDDAHGFGCLGEQGGGVVEHYGLSVDDVPVLVGTLGKAFGTAGAFIAGSEELIETLIQFARPYIYTTSQPPAVAWATLKSLQLLREEGWRREHLARLIARFREGASALGLQLMDSATPIQPLLIGNSERAMQLSAALRERGILVTAIRPPTVPQGTARLRVTLSAAHSGEDIDRLLGALQQALSSLPEISA